Proteins from a genomic interval of Prevotella sp. E13-27:
- a CDS encoding PrsW family intramembrane metalloprotease: MIHLTILAIALLPVALLLMFIYKRDPLPEPTSFLLKALFYGVLTVLPASIIEGIIVAVLYGGGDIAENSVSVLNALTNGFVVAAIPEEGFKLLALWLILRKNAYFDEHYDGIVYAVFVSLGFAAIENVFYLYGNIDSFYQVGAVRALMAVPGHYAFGVLMGFFYSLYYFVNRSKRNKYLILIAPILAHGTYDSLLMLSGVNPVLGGIGFVACIIFCIWLHRFCIRRIKSHIHRDKKFFGENYGNSKKSVFD; encoded by the coding sequence ATGATACATCTTACAATACTAGCTATCGCATTGCTGCCTGTGGCTTTGCTTTTGATGTTTATTTACAAGCGTGATCCCCTACCCGAGCCTACTTCTTTTTTGCTCAAAGCGCTTTTTTACGGTGTGTTAACAGTCCTTCCTGCATCAATTATTGAAGGTATTATTGTTGCAGTATTATATGGTGGTGGAGACATTGCTGAGAATTCCGTTAGTGTGTTGAATGCTTTAACTAACGGTTTCGTTGTTGCTGCCATTCCAGAAGAAGGGTTTAAATTACTGGCTTTATGGCTAATATTACGAAAGAATGCCTATTTTGATGAACATTATGATGGAATAGTCTATGCTGTATTCGTAAGCCTCGGTTTTGCAGCAATTGAAAATGTATTCTATCTATACGGCAACATAGACTCATTCTATCAAGTAGGAGCCGTAAGAGCTTTGATGGCTGTGCCAGGCCATTATGCTTTTGGTGTTCTTATGGGATTCTTCTATTCACTATATTATTTTGTGAATCGCTCAAAGCGTAATAAGTATTTGATTCTTATTGCTCCCATCTTAGCACATGGAACTTACGACTCCCTTCTCATGCTTTCTGGTGTAAATCCTGTTTTAGGAGGCATTGGCTTTGTGGCTTGCATAATATTCTGCATATGGCTGCATCGCTTCTGTATACGAAGAATAAAAAGTCACATACACAGGGACAAAAAGTTCTTTGGGGAAAACTATGGAAATAGCAAAAAGAGTGTATTTGATTAA
- a CDS encoding response regulator transcription factor → MEDKLKILLCEDDENLGMLLREYLAAKGYEAELCPDGEAGFKAFLKTKFDICVLDVMMPKKDGFTLAQEIRAANADIPIIFLTAKILKEDILEGFKLGADDYITKPFSMEELVFRIEAILRRVRGKKSKESTLYHIGKFTFDTQKQLLTFGDRQTKLTTKENELLALLCSHANEILQRDFALKTIWIDDNYFNARSMDVYITKLRKHLKDDEQIEIINIHGKGYKLITPEED, encoded by the coding sequence ATGGAGGACAAACTTAAGATTTTACTTTGCGAGGACGATGAGAACCTCGGAATGTTGTTACGTGAATATTTGGCAGCTAAAGGTTATGAAGCTGAACTCTGCCCTGATGGTGAAGCAGGTTTCAAAGCCTTTCTAAAGACAAAGTTCGACATCTGTGTACTTGATGTAATGATGCCAAAGAAAGACGGTTTTACACTGGCACAAGAAATCAGAGCGGCTAATGCCGATATTCCTATCATATTCCTGACAGCAAAAATCCTCAAGGAAGACATTCTTGAAGGCTTCAAACTTGGAGCTGACGACTATATCACAAAACCTTTCTCAATGGAGGAACTCGTATTCCGTATAGAGGCAATTCTGCGTCGTGTTCGTGGTAAGAAGAGTAAGGAGTCAACTCTGTATCATATAGGAAAGTTCACATTCGACACTCAGAAGCAGCTTCTAACTTTCGGAGACCGTCAAACCAAGCTTACAACAAAGGAGAACGAGCTTCTTGCTCTGCTTTGCTCTCATGCTAACGAGATTCTCCAGCGTGACTTTGCTCTTAAGACAATATGGATTGATGACAACTATTTCAATGCACGTTCAATGGATGTATATATTACAAAACTTCGTAAGCATTTAAAGGACGATGAGCAGATTGAGATTATCAATATCCACGGTAAAGGTTATAAACTAATAACTCCTGAGGAAGATTAA
- a CDS encoding sensor histidine kinase has protein sequence MKKSTIWIISIVMGVAFLGLLLLQISYIEDMAKMKKEQFDESVNRSLYRAARNLELNETLRYLEKDINDVERRAYNQDSLMVDGLDGSIRHSHQFSVSADDGTVYSAFELKTFTTKPASVPKAMIMSRDKGSMADATKTLQEIVRNRYVYQKALLDEVVYNILYTASDKPLSERVNFKLLDQDIRTELLNNGINLPYHLTVSTSDGREVFRCPEYSSEGEELSYTQTLFHNDPTSKMGIVKIHFPDMSSYIFSSIKFLIPAVVFTLVLIITFVFTIVVIFRQKRYTEIKNDFINNMTHELKTPISSISLAAQMLNDDSVGKSPEMMKHLGGVINDESKRLRFLVEKVLQMSMFDRKTASFKKKELDLNELLELVASSFNLRVSHTGGKITLEVEAIDSAIYVDEVHFQNAITNLMDNAVKYRKPDEPINIHIRTWNEDGRLLFSISDNGLGIKRENVKKIFDKFYRVHTGNVHDVKGFGLGLAYVKKIINLHDGDIRCESELGKGTKFTVSLPILDETDK, from the coding sequence ATGAAAAAGAGTACAATCTGGATAATATCTATAGTGATGGGTGTCGCCTTTCTTGGGCTGCTTCTTTTACAGATCTCTTACATAGAAGATATGGCAAAGATGAAAAAGGAGCAGTTTGACGAAAGCGTCAATCGAAGCCTTTATCGGGCAGCACGTAATCTTGAATTAAACGAAACACTTCGTTATTTGGAAAAAGACATTAACGATGTGGAACGACGTGCATACAATCAGGATTCCTTGATGGTTGACGGTCTTGACGGATCGATACGTCACTCTCACCAGTTTTCTGTCTCAGCCGACGATGGTACTGTCTATTCTGCATTTGAGTTAAAGACCTTTACCACCAAACCAGCTTCTGTACCTAAAGCGATGATAATGTCACGTGATAAAGGCTCTATGGCTGATGCGACAAAAACCCTACAGGAAATAGTAAGAAATCGTTATGTATATCAGAAGGCTCTGCTTGACGAGGTAGTGTATAACATATTATATACAGCAAGCGACAAACCACTCAGCGAAAGAGTCAATTTCAAGCTTCTTGATCAAGACATAAGGACCGAATTGCTTAACAACGGAATAAACCTTCCTTATCACCTCACCGTCTCAACATCAGATGGTCGTGAAGTTTTCCGTTGTCCAGAGTATTCTTCGGAAGGTGAAGAGCTAAGCTATACGCAGACTCTATTTCATAACGATCCTACCTCGAAAATGGGTATTGTCAAGATACACTTTCCTGATATGAGCTCGTATATCTTCTCAAGTATAAAATTTCTTATTCCTGCCGTAGTATTCACTCTTGTGCTAATAATCACGTTTGTATTTACAATAGTAGTGATATTTAGACAGAAGCGCTACACAGAGATAAAGAACGACTTCATAAACAATATGACCCACGAACTGAAGACTCCCATATCAAGCATTTCGCTTGCAGCACAGATGCTTAATGATGATAGCGTGGGAAAAAGTCCTGAAATGATGAAACATCTGGGAGGTGTTATCAATGACGAATCAAAGAGACTGCGCTTCCTTGTAGAGAAAGTATTGCAGATGTCAATGTTCGATCGCAAGACTGCATCATTCAAGAAAAAAGAATTGGATCTCAACGAGCTATTGGAACTTGTTGCTTCGTCATTCAATCTGCGTGTCAGCCACACTGGTGGCAAGATAACTCTTGAGGTAGAAGCCATCGATTCAGCAATATATGTCGATGAAGTTCATTTCCAAAATGCCATAACAAACCTTATGGACAACGCCGTAAAATACAGAAAGCCTGATGAGCCAATAAATATTCATATACGTACATGGAATGAAGATGGACGATTACTTTTCTCAATCTCAGACAATGGCTTGGGAATAAAGCGAGAAAATGTGAAAAAGATATTTGACAAGTTCTATAGGGTTCATACAGGTAACGTACATGATGTAAAAGGATTCGGACTAGGTCTTGCTTATGTGAAGAAGATAATAAATCTACATGATGGAGACATTCGTTGCGAGAGTGAGCTTGGCAAAGGAACGAAGTTCACAGTAAGCCTGCCAATCTTGGACGAGACTGACAAATAA
- a CDS encoding OmpH family outer membrane protein has product MKKLFLLATTFAIVLTACNNQSPKIDENPASSASSEAQTDLRIAYVEVDSIMTQFEYAKEKSKELEKKSLNARNTLTQKGNQFQAAANNFQQKLQNNGFTSREQAESAQAALQRQQNDLAALQARLENELANEQQKFLQSLQDSLNNFLEVYNKEKKYDMIINKSAILYAGKKFDITQDVINGLNKRYKKTSNKTEGTKKSDEKKSEK; this is encoded by the coding sequence ATGAAGAAACTATTTTTACTCGCAACAACATTTGCTATCGTTCTGACAGCATGTAACAATCAAAGTCCAAAAATTGACGAGAATCCAGCTTCAAGTGCTTCTTCCGAGGCTCAGACAGATTTGCGTATTGCATACGTTGAAGTTGACTCAATCATGACACAGTTTGAGTATGCTAAGGAAAAAAGCAAAGAACTCGAAAAGAAGAGCCTTAACGCACGTAATACACTTACCCAGAAAGGTAATCAGTTTCAGGCTGCAGCCAACAATTTCCAGCAGAAACTACAGAATAATGGCTTTACAAGTCGTGAACAGGCTGAATCTGCACAGGCTGCACTCCAGCGTCAACAGAACGACTTGGCTGCTCTTCAGGCACGTCTTGAGAACGAACTCGCTAACGAACAGCAAAAATTTCTTCAGTCATTACAGGACAGCCTGAATAATTTCCTTGAAGTATATAATAAGGAAAAGAAATATGACATGATTATTAATAAGAGTGCAATCTTGTATGCAGGCAAAAAGTTTGATATAACTCAGGATGTTATCAATGGTCTTAACAAACGCTACAAGAAAACATCAAATAAAACTGAAGGAACAAAGAAATCAGACGAAAAGAAATCTGAGAAATAA
- a CDS encoding DNA alkylation repair protein, which translates to MTNEEVRQRIKEIKKDFRQIMDGATASQMRDRGLNYKVNWGATLPRLREMADEIGQDYTLAVELWKENTRECKILATMLMPHSEMTPDLMELWMEQTPNVEIAEQAVFNLYQYLNFASTKAFVWLSSENILTQTCGYHILSRLFMSKATPSERDINEFIDQALTALQSDSPILKKAAMQSIVHFADLGLVYERIAKSAIRHIGADFL; encoded by the coding sequence ATGACAAACGAAGAGGTTAGACAACGCATAAAAGAAATAAAGAAAGACTTTCGCCAGATAATGGATGGTGCGACGGCTTCCCAGATGAGAGACAGAGGACTGAACTACAAAGTTAACTGGGGAGCAACGCTACCAAGACTTAGGGAAATGGCAGACGAGATAGGGCAGGACTATACACTTGCTGTAGAACTCTGGAAAGAAAACACTCGAGAATGTAAGATACTTGCCACGATGCTTATGCCACATAGCGAGATGACACCAGATCTCATGGAGCTTTGGATGGAACAGACGCCAAACGTGGAAATAGCAGAACAGGCGGTATTCAACCTCTACCAATATCTTAATTTCGCATCGACAAAGGCCTTTGTTTGGTTGTCATCAGAAAACATACTGACGCAGACATGCGGATACCACATCCTTTCAAGACTGTTCATGTCGAAAGCAACACCCTCAGAACGCGACATCAACGAATTTATCGACCAGGCACTAACAGCTCTTCAGTCAGACTCTCCAATATTAAAAAAGGCAGCAATGCAAAGCATAGTTCACTTTGCTGATTTAGGCCTCGTTTATGAAAGAATAGCAAAGTCAGCCATAAGACATATTGGTGCAGATTTCTTGTAA
- a CDS encoding NADP-specific glutamate dehydrogenase yields MNAAKVVEDLKVRFPNEPEYIQAVSQVLPTIEEEYNKHPEFEKYNLIERLCIPDRVIEFRVTWVDDKGNVQTNMGYRIQHNNAIGPYKGGIRYHKSVNLGILKFLAFEQTFKNSLTTLPMGGAKGGSDFSPRGKSEAEVMRFCQAFMNELYRHIGPDEDVPAGDIGVGGREVGYMFGQYKKLTHQFQGVLTGKGIQFGGSLIRPEATGYGTVYFLTSMLATRGIELAGKKVLISGAGNVAQYAAEKCLQLGAIPMTMSDSDGYIYDPDGIDRAKLDYIMELKNVERGRIKEYVEEYPTAKYYEGKRPWYEKADIALPCATQNEINGDEAAALVKNGVIAVAEGANMPSLPEAIKIFQDAKILYAPGKASNAGGVSVSGLEMSQNSERLSWTAKEVDDYLKRIMNDIHENCVKYGTQADGYINYVKGANVAGFMKVAKAMMAQGLV; encoded by the coding sequence ATGAATGCAGCAAAAGTTGTAGAGGATCTTAAAGTTAGATTCCCCAATGAGCCTGAATACATTCAGGCAGTTAGTCAGGTTCTTCCAACAATCGAAGAAGAATACAACAAGCATCCCGAGTTTGAAAAGTACAATCTTATTGAGCGTCTTTGCATTCCCGATCGTGTCATTGAGTTCCGTGTTACATGGGTTGATGACAAAGGAAATGTTCAGACAAACATGGGATACCGCATTCAACACAATAATGCTATTGGCCCGTACAAAGGTGGTATTCGCTATCACAAGAGCGTAAACCTTGGTATCCTGAAATTCTTGGCATTTGAGCAGACATTTAAGAACTCTCTGACTACCCTTCCTATGGGTGGCGCAAAGGGTGGTTCAGACTTCTCTCCACGTGGTAAGAGCGAGGCTGAAGTAATGCGTTTCTGTCAGGCTTTCATGAACGAGTTGTATCGTCACATCGGTCCTGATGAGGACGTTCCCGCAGGCGACATTGGCGTAGGTGGACGTGAGGTTGGCTATATGTTCGGCCAGTACAAGAAGCTCACTCATCAGTTCCAGGGCGTTCTTACTGGTAAGGGAATCCAGTTCGGCGGCTCACTGATTCGTCCTGAGGCTACTGGTTATGGTACTGTTTACTTCCTCACTTCTATGCTTGCTACACGTGGTATTGAGCTTGCTGGTAAGAAAGTACTTATCTCTGGTGCTGGTAACGTTGCCCAGTATGCAGCTGAGAAGTGCCTGCAGTTGGGTGCTATCCCTATGACCATGTCTGATTCTGACGGTTATATCTATGATCCAGATGGCATCGATCGTGCTAAGCTCGACTACATCATGGAGCTGAAGAACGTTGAGCGCGGACGTATTAAGGAATATGTTGAGGAATATCCAACAGCTAAGTACTATGAGGGCAAGCGTCCTTGGTATGAGAAGGCTGACATCGCCCTGCCCTGCGCAACTCAGAACGAGATCAACGGCGACGAGGCTGCTGCTCTGGTGAAGAATGGTGTAATCGCTGTTGCTGAGGGTGCCAACATGCCTTCACTTCCAGAGGCCATCAAGATCTTCCAGGATGCCAAGATCCTCTACGCTCCTGGTAAGGCTTCTAACGCTGGTGGTGTATCAGTAAGTGGTCTTGAGATGTCACAGAACTCTGAGCGTCTGAGTTGGACTGCTAAGGAGGTTGACGATTATCTGAAGCGCATCATGAACGATATTCACGAGAACTGTGTTAAGTATGGTACTCAGGCAGATGGCTATATCAATTATGTGAAGGGTGCTAACGTAGCCGGCTTCATGAAGGTTGCTAAAGCTATGATGGCTCAGGGTCTTGTATAA
- a CDS encoding dipeptidyl peptidase 3, with translation MNDNFNYSDERFADLQMLRYRLNGFEMLSLQQKKYVYCLAKATLYGRDITFDQFGEYNLRIRKTLEVIYTDETIDHECDEFKSLEVYLKKVWFSNGIYHHYGCEKFVPGFSEGFLKDCMHAVDSKRLPLESGQTVDELFDELSAVIFNPSYKAKRVNKSDGEDIVASSACNFYKDVTQKEAEDFYGTQKEAHLNDSEPPSFGLNSTLVKNSDGKLQEVVWSANGKYAKAIRKIMYWLKKANEVAENEQQKKYTNALLAYYETGNLKDFNEYCKLWVKCTEGQVDYINGFIEVYGDPLGLKGSWEGLVEYVDKEATRRTKLISDNAQWFEDNSPVDPRFKKKEVKGVTAKAICAAMLGGDEYPSTAIGINLPNADWIRAEYGSKSITISNITDAYNKASKGSGFKEEFVIDEQTLKLIDNYSDALDCLHTDLHECLGHGSGQLLPNVDPDALKAYGNTIEEARADLFGLYYIADRKMVELGLTPDDEAYKAQYYTYMMNGLLTQLVRIERGNQIEEAHMRNRALIARWCLAHGNAMCLVKSNGKTYLKIDDYEQLRQLIASLLAEIQRIKSEGDFESARDLVESYAITIDQELHDEILKRYSQLNLAPYKGFINPVLQPEYDGDGNIVDIIPYYGESYSAQMLRYSSEYGTLI, from the coding sequence ATGAACGATAATTTCAATTATTCCGACGAACGTTTTGCTGACTTGCAGATGTTGCGTTATCGCCTGAACGGGTTTGAGATGCTTTCTTTGCAACAGAAGAAATATGTTTATTGTCTGGCAAAAGCAACGCTCTATGGACGAGACATAACATTTGACCAGTTTGGAGAATATAACCTGCGTATTAGAAAGACACTTGAGGTGATATATACAGACGAAACCATAGACCATGAATGTGATGAGTTCAAAAGTCTGGAAGTATATCTTAAAAAGGTGTGGTTCTCTAATGGCATTTACCATCACTATGGATGCGAGAAGTTCGTTCCTGGCTTTTCCGAAGGATTCTTAAAGGACTGTATGCATGCTGTTGACAGCAAGAGACTTCCATTGGAAAGTGGACAGACTGTAGATGAACTATTTGATGAACTGTCAGCTGTTATCTTCAACCCATCATATAAGGCTAAACGTGTAAACAAATCTGATGGTGAGGATATTGTAGCCTCCTCAGCATGCAATTTCTACAAGGATGTAACTCAAAAAGAGGCCGAAGATTTCTATGGCACTCAGAAAGAAGCACATCTTAATGACAGTGAGCCACCTTCGTTCGGACTGAATTCTACACTTGTGAAGAACTCGGATGGCAAATTGCAGGAAGTAGTTTGGAGTGCCAATGGGAAGTATGCTAAAGCTATACGAAAGATAATGTATTGGCTGAAAAAAGCCAATGAGGTGGCCGAAAACGAGCAACAGAAAAAATATACTAATGCACTTCTGGCTTATTACGAGACTGGCAATCTCAAGGACTTCAATGAGTATTGCAAGCTATGGGTTAAATGTACAGAAGGACAGGTTGACTACATTAATGGGTTCATAGAAGTATATGGCGATCCGTTAGGACTGAAGGGATCATGGGAAGGTCTTGTAGAATATGTTGACAAGGAAGCAACAAGACGCACAAAGCTGATAAGCGACAACGCACAATGGTTCGAAGATAATTCGCCAGTAGATCCTCGATTCAAGAAGAAGGAAGTAAAGGGCGTTACAGCAAAAGCCATCTGCGCAGCCATGCTTGGAGGCGATGAGTATCCCTCAACTGCTATAGGCATAAACCTTCCTAATGCAGACTGGATAAGGGCTGAATATGGTTCAAAGAGCATCACTATATCAAACATTACTGATGCATACAACAAAGCATCTAAAGGTAGTGGCTTTAAGGAAGAATTCGTCATAGATGAGCAGACACTTAAGCTTATTGACAATTATTCTGATGCTTTGGACTGCTTACATACTGACCTGCACGAATGCTTGGGTCACGGAAGTGGTCAGCTGCTTCCAAATGTTGATCCAGATGCCCTGAAAGCTTATGGCAACACTATTGAAGAGGCTAGGGCAGACCTGTTCGGACTATACTACATAGCCGACAGAAAGATGGTGGAACTGGGACTGACACCTGATGACGAAGCGTATAAAGCACAATACTACACATACATGATGAACGGACTGCTTACACAGCTCGTTAGGATTGAACGTGGAAACCAGATAGAAGAGGCTCACATGCGCAATAGGGCGCTTATAGCAAGATGGTGCTTGGCACATGGCAACGCGATGTGTCTTGTAAAAAGCAATGGGAAAACATACCTCAAGATTGATGACTATGAGCAACTGAGACAGTTAATAGCATCACTCTTAGCTGAGATACAACGAATAAAGAGCGAAGGAGACTTTGAAAGTGCACGTGACCTTGTAGAGAGCTATGCCATCACGATTGATCAAGAATTACATGATGAGATACTGAAGCGCTACAGTCAACTAAATCTTGCGCCATATAAGGGATTCATAAATCCCGTGCTCCAGCCTGAATACGATGGAGATGGAAATATTGTTGACATTATTCCTTATTATGGCGAGAGCTACTCAGCACAGATGCTTCGTTATAGTTCAGAATACGGAACGTTAATATAA
- a CDS encoding aminoacyl-histidine dipeptidase — protein sequence MNKSELKPAVVFEQFAKINAIPRSSKREEKMIEYLKSWGESHGLDTKVDETGNVIIRKPATKGMEGRKTVILQSHMDMVCDKLVDVDFDFDNDPIKTYIDGEWLTAEGTTLGADDGIGCAIELAILESNDIEHGPLECVFTRDEETGLSGAEGMKPGFMTGDYLINLDSEDEGEVFVSCAGGRNTTATFTFNREAPSPTLFFMRGQLKGLVGGHSGDDINKKRANAIKILGRFLYKMINKYEGIRLAQFHSGKLHNAIPRDGSFVIAVPFELKENVMVDWNVFNSEVEDEFHVTDTQMVWNMESTDAEPVIEDTVAKNFIRALQAVDNGIYAICQDEALGGMVETSSNIASVHTEETVINILSSQRSNVMSNLDNMCATIVATFELAGAKAWSSDGYPAWKMRPDSKLTEIVRQSYVDLFGKEPVVRGIHAGLECGLFSERYPNLDMVSFGPTLRYVHTPDERLLIPTVQMVWDHLLLVLKRI from the coding sequence ATGAATAAAAGTGAGTTAAAACCCGCTGTGGTATTTGAACAGTTTGCAAAGATTAACGCAATACCACGTTCATCAAAACGTGAAGAGAAAATGATTGAGTATTTGAAGTCTTGGGGTGAAAGCCACGGCCTCGATACTAAGGTTGATGAGACAGGAAATGTCATTATTCGTAAGCCAGCAACGAAAGGCATGGAAGGACGTAAGACAGTTATTCTCCAGAGCCATATGGATATGGTATGCGATAAGCTCGTTGATGTTGATTTCGACTTCGACAATGATCCTATTAAGACTTATATCGATGGCGAATGGCTTACTGCTGAAGGCACTACGCTGGGAGCTGACGATGGCATCGGATGCGCTATAGAGCTTGCTATCCTTGAGAGCAACGATATTGAGCATGGACCTCTTGAGTGTGTTTTCACTCGCGATGAGGAGACAGGACTCAGTGGAGCTGAAGGAATGAAGCCTGGTTTCATGACTGGCGACTATCTTATAAACCTTGACTCTGAGGATGAAGGTGAAGTATTCGTTTCATGTGCTGGTGGACGTAACACTACAGCCACGTTCACTTTCAATCGCGAAGCGCCCTCTCCCACTCTTTTCTTCATGCGTGGTCAGCTGAAGGGACTTGTAGGCGGACATTCAGGCGATGATATCAACAAGAAACGTGCTAATGCAATAAAGATTCTTGGACGTTTCCTGTATAAGATGATCAATAAGTACGAAGGCATTCGTCTGGCACAGTTCCATTCTGGTAAACTTCATAATGCCATTCCTCGTGACGGGTCTTTTGTTATTGCCGTTCCATTCGAACTGAAAGAAAATGTAATGGTAGATTGGAATGTGTTCAACTCAGAGGTTGAAGATGAATTCCATGTTACTGACACTCAGATGGTGTGGAATATGGAATCTACTGATGCTGAGCCTGTTATCGAAGACACAGTCGCAAAGAATTTTATCAGAGCCTTACAGGCAGTTGACAACGGCATTTATGCCATCTGTCAAGATGAAGCACTTGGTGGTATGGTTGAGACATCATCCAACATTGCAAGTGTACATACTGAAGAGACTGTGATAAATATCCTTTCTTCTCAGCGAAGCAATGTGATGTCGAACCTTGACAATATGTGTGCCACTATCGTTGCAACTTTCGAGCTCGCAGGAGCCAAAGCCTGGAGCAGCGATGGCTATCCAGCATGGAAGATGCGTCCAGACAGCAAACTCACTGAGATTGTTCGTCAGTCATACGTTGACCTGTTCGGAAAGGAGCCTGTTGTAAGAGGTATTCATGCTGGTCTTGAGTGCGGTTTGTTCTCTGAGCGCTATCCAAATCTCGATATGGTAAGCTTCGGACCTACACTCCGCTATGTCCATACTCCTGACGAGCGATTGCTCATTCCTACAGTCCAGATGGTATGGGATCATCTGTTGCTTGTCCTGAAGCGCATCTAA
- a CDS encoding helix-turn-helix domain-containing protein encodes MTDNQEDKEAIYRKLVRPKMMFDLKKRIIEHLLVKKKYKDLSYTAKQMAEELGTNVRYISAVLHVEFHTNYTTLVNKYRIDEAKILLTNTRYEELNVEEIGDMVGFAHRQTFHTAFVKFTGMTPRAYREKYKSKRIPPSKKNKK; translated from the coding sequence ATGACAGATAATCAAGAAGACAAGGAAGCCATATACCGAAAGCTGGTAAGGCCGAAAATGATGTTCGACTTGAAGAAGAGAATCATTGAGCACCTGCTTGTTAAGAAAAAGTACAAGGACCTCAGCTATACTGCCAAACAGATGGCTGAAGAACTGGGGACAAATGTGCGCTATATCTCTGCTGTCTTACACGTAGAGTTTCACACAAACTATACAACTCTAGTAAATAAATACAGAATTGACGAGGCGAAGATTCTTCTCACGAATACACGTTATGAGGAGCTGAACGTAGAGGAGATTGGAGATATGGTGGGATTTGCCCATCGCCAGACATTCCATACTGCTTTCGTAAAATTTACAGGAATGACTCCACGCGCTTATCGTGAGAAGTACAAGTCAAAACGAATACCACCATCGAAGAAAAACAAAAAATGA
- a CDS encoding patatin family protein — MKLERNTGLVLEGGGMRGVFTSGVLDAMMKYNCYFPYVVAVSAGACNGLSYMSHQPRRARYSNIDMLQKYDYISLKSLLTKGSIFDPEILYERFPNEIVPFDYDTYMNNPATFEVVTTNCLTGRAEYLTEKHDKKRLTAIVKASSSLPYVAKITEIDGVPMLDGGITDSIPIQRAINMGHQMNVVVLTRNRGYRSNEPDVKVPKFIYKEYPRLRVALSQLSESYNEQLDLVERMEDWGEIIVIRPQRPMEVDRLCRDVNKLERLYEEGFSQGELFCLSIMK; from the coding sequence ATGAAACTTGAACGAAATACTGGTTTGGTGTTGGAAGGAGGAGGCATGAGAGGCGTCTTCACTAGTGGCGTGCTCGACGCAATGATGAAATACAACTGCTATTTTCCATACGTAGTTGCTGTCTCTGCAGGTGCGTGTAATGGATTGTCGTATATGAGCCATCAGCCAAGACGAGCCAGATATTCAAATATCGACATGCTTCAGAAATATGACTACATATCTCTGAAAAGTCTGCTGACCAAGGGCTCAATCTTTGATCCTGAGATACTATATGAGCGTTTTCCTAATGAAATAGTACCATTTGATTATGATACCTATATGAATAATCCTGCTACATTCGAAGTAGTGACGACTAATTGTCTGACAGGAAGAGCTGAATATTTGACAGAAAAACATGATAAGAAGAGACTAACAGCCATTGTCAAAGCCTCAAGCTCGTTGCCTTATGTTGCTAAAATCACAGAAATAGATGGAGTTCCAATGCTTGACGGAGGTATCACAGACTCCATTCCTATACAGCGAGCAATAAACATGGGTCATCAGATGAATGTCGTGGTGCTAACAAGAAACAGAGGTTATCGATCAAATGAACCTGACGTAAAGGTTCCAAAGTTCATATACAAGGAATATCCTCGTTTGAGAGTTGCCCTCAGCCAGTTGTCAGAGTCATATAATGAACAACTTGACCTAGTAGAGCGCATGGAAGATTGGGGCGAAATAATTGTCATACGGCCACAACGTCCAATGGAGGTGGACAGACTATGCCGAGATGTCAACAAGCTTGAGCGTCTTTACGAAGAGGGATTCAGCCAAGGAGAGCTGTTCTGCCTTTCAATAATGAAATAG